Proteins encoded together in one Osmia lignaria lignaria isolate PbOS001 chromosome 4, iyOsmLign1, whole genome shotgun sequence window:
- the LOC117603330 gene encoding calaxin codes for MPAEQPIDMLNNTLKEIVFRTNNLQKFKQLSQQTYFNYREVEALAIIHRKCVETLGTMNRLKFRDLFHSGFDFTENIRHLLIDRVFSVFDRHNALTIHIDQWVEGLSTVLRGNLNEKIRFAYQTYDYMRTQKLKKEHIFPTMRGCLIKLQNDENPDEAVKDLIDMLIRKMDVDRDGAISKEDFKTAVKERNELLLECMGPVFPTKEACHVFLSTFTDDVGRY; via the exons ATGCCTGCTGAACAACCAATTGATATGTTAAATAATACTCTGAAAGAGATCGTATTTAGAACAAATAATCTTCAGAAATTCAAACAATTGTCACAGCAgacttattttaattacagagaAGTTGAAG CTCTGGCAATCATCCATCGCAAATGCGTCGAAACGTTAGGTACCATGAACAGATTGAAGTTTCGAGACCTCTTTCATTCTGGTTTCGATTTCACTGAAAATATTCGTCATTTATTGATCGACAGAGTATTTTCAGTATTCGATAGACACAATGCTTTGACG ATACACATTGATCAATGGGTCGAAGGATTGTCCACTGTTCTTCGTGGAAATTTGAACGAAAAAATACGTTTTGCATATCAA ACGTACGATTACATGAGGACCCAGAAATTGAAGAAAGAGCACATATTTCCAACAATGCGTGGATGTTTAATAAAACTTCAAAACGATGAAAATCCCGACGAAGCAGTTAAG GATTTGATAGACATGTTGATAAGAAAGATGGACGTAGATCGCGACGGTGCCATTTCCAAAGAGGATTTTAAAACAGCAGTGAAAGAACGAAACGAACTTCTCCTGGAATGCATGGGTCCTGTTTTCCCTACTAAAGAAGCTTGCCACGTATTTTTGTCCACGTTCACCGATGACGTAGGAAGATACTGA
- the LOC117603424 gene encoding uncharacterized protein LOC117603424, producing the protein MNAVSFAEEFTNLIFRWTKPGEGGDGPPLTNQQLLNAIRDVVQILLGVSLQVPDYSSVRTPGTGITICTPNAPTVPRLTMDSNSTSLARFRSLDTLTFCNAVNISDNDTLISKSQEKIETLNGDQAESTPEQKKFISRSSPAIHVNSVARSDTFIREEEEKASGTNKKKREAEEKDQISLDPEKMKSNSFLKKIAELRECAYDVISKIDQVKKDIYPETTKPIRRLSSIGTYPGSNRTSTLMRQTQAPKLRRSTSAFPGTPTSSKLNTTITAGKDEATAKRKSVATSKISPTICTPSMSIKKISPLSSGKPAKNPKYAHVQSTISKTLVNKRKT; encoded by the exons ATGAACGCGGTATCTTTCGCAGAGGagtttacaaatttaatttttcgatGGACCAAACCA ggTGAAGGCGGTGATGGTCCACCACTGACTAATCAGCAGCTATTAAACGCAATTCGAGATGTAGTTCAAATACTGTTAGGAGTATCTCTACAAGTGCCCGATTATTCATCGGTGAGAACACCAGGTACAGGAATCACCATTTGCACTCCAAATGCTCCCACTGTACCAAGATTAACTATGGACTCAAACAGTACATCTCTGGCAAG ATTTAGATCCCTGGATACTTTAACTTTTTGTAATGCTGTTAACATTTCTGATAATGATACATTGATTTCGAAAAGTCAAGAGAAGATAGAAACATTGAATGGTGATCAAGCTGAAAGTACTCCCGAACAGAAGAAG TTTATATCACGGTCAAGTCCAGCAATTCACGTGAACTCTGTAGCCAGATCCGACACGTTTATTcgcgaggaagaagaaaaggctAGTGGcacgaataaaaagaaaagagaagctgAAGAGAAAGATCAGATATCCTTGGATCCAGAGAAAATGAAGAGCAATTCCTTCTTGAAGAAAATCGCAGAGCTTCGGGAATGCGCTTACGATGTCATATCGAAGATTGATCAAGTGAAGAAG GATATCTACCCTGAAACGACGAAACCCATTCGTCGTCTCTCCTCGATCGGCACTTATCCCGGATCGAATCGTACCTCGACGTTGATGAGACAGACTCAAGCACCGAAGCTTCGAAGATCAACGTCAGCCTTTCCAGGAACACCCACGTCTTCGAAATTGAACACGACGATCACCGCGGGCAAAGACGAGGCCACGGCGAAACGTAAAAGTGTAGCGACATCGAAAATCTCACCTACGATTTGTACTCCATCGATGTCGATTAAGAAAATATCACCATTATCAAGCGGTAAGCCCGCGAAAAATCCAAAATACGCCCACGTGCAGAGCACGATATCGAAAACTTTGGTTAACAAACGAAAAACTTAA